From Pandoraea vervacti, the proteins below share one genomic window:
- the thpR gene encoding RNA 2',3'-cyclic phosphodiesterase produces MRLFLALWPGPGVRAQLHDWARSAHEECGGRVLRAQTLHLTLAFLDEVDPARLPVLLALMQRTPLEPFTLTFDHLGYWSDRKIVWAGAQGVPDNLIATRNTLLSQWRATGARVVTQSFRPHVSLLRHARRAPTDPYPHPLVWHCDGYVLVHSVRTPRGPHYRLLAEHHSARPDGAEGFFETSSEKSPMPATQYGIVG; encoded by the coding sequence ATGCGACTCTTCCTTGCTCTGTGGCCCGGGCCGGGCGTGCGCGCGCAACTTCACGACTGGGCCCGATCGGCTCACGAAGAATGCGGCGGACGCGTGCTTCGCGCCCAGACCTTGCATCTGACGCTCGCATTTCTCGACGAAGTCGATCCTGCGCGACTGCCCGTGTTGCTTGCGCTCATGCAACGCACGCCGCTCGAGCCCTTCACCCTGACTTTCGATCATCTCGGCTACTGGTCCGATCGCAAAATCGTCTGGGCCGGTGCGCAGGGCGTACCCGATAACCTCATCGCTACGCGCAATACCCTGCTCTCGCAATGGCGTGCAACCGGCGCACGGGTGGTGACGCAATCGTTCCGTCCCCACGTCTCGCTTCTGCGTCACGCGCGCCGGGCGCCGACGGACCCGTATCCGCATCCGCTGGTCTGGCACTGCGACGGCTACGTGCTCGTGCACTCGGTGCGCACGCCGCGCGGGCCGCACTATCGCCTGCTCGCCGAACATCACAGCGCACGCCCCGATGGGGCCGAGGGCTTTTTTGAAACGTCGTCCGAGAAATCGCCGATGCCCGCAACGCAATACGGTATAGTCGGATGA
- a CDS encoding MHYT domain-containing protein, which produces MQPGSVVPLSYSEFLVLLSFVISALGAYVALVAASRIRDEDGRISPGYVVVSALALGGIGIWGMHFIGMAAQRMPFPVSYSLWPTLGSLALAVIVSGIALWFVARAPYRSALQCSIAGVGAGLGVAGMHYLGMSAMRTRAYFEWDTTIIALSVLIAIVAASVALWLAFHLETSLQRALAALVMAVAVCGMHYTGMRAGTIICTAETRAQASLRLQGDTLPYGVFFIACVVLLAMAVLLHRTSRRRRERMAARLEALMRQRAGHI; this is translated from the coding sequence ATGCAGCCAGGTAGCGTCGTTCCTCTTTCTTACAGCGAGTTCCTTGTCCTGCTGTCTTTCGTGATATCGGCGTTGGGGGCCTATGTCGCGTTGGTGGCCGCGTCGCGTATTCGCGACGAAGACGGACGCATCAGTCCCGGCTATGTCGTGGTGTCCGCGCTGGCACTCGGTGGCATCGGCATCTGGGGCATGCACTTCATCGGGATGGCTGCGCAGCGCATGCCGTTCCCCGTTTCCTATTCGCTCTGGCCGACGCTCGGGAGTCTGGCGCTCGCCGTGATCGTGTCGGGCATTGCGTTGTGGTTCGTCGCGCGCGCTCCGTACCGCAGTGCATTGCAGTGCTCGATTGCAGGCGTTGGCGCCGGTCTGGGCGTGGCGGGCATGCATTATCTCGGCATGAGCGCGATGCGCACGCGGGCGTATTTCGAGTGGGACACGACCATCATCGCCCTGTCGGTACTGATCGCCATTGTGGCGGCCAGTGTGGCGCTGTGGCTGGCGTTCCATCTGGAGACGAGTCTGCAGCGGGCGCTGGCGGCGCTGGTGATGGCTGTTGCCGTCTGCGGCATGCACTACACCGGTATGCGCGCCGGCACGATCATTTGCACCGCCGAGACGCGTGCGCAGGCCAGTCTGCGTTTGCAGGGCGATACGCTGCCCTATGGCGTGTTCTTCATCGCGTGTGTCGTGCTGCTCGCCATGGCGGTGCTGCTGCATCGCACGTCGCGCAGACGTCGCGAACGCATGGCCGCGCGGCTCGAAGCGCTGATGCGTCAGCGGGCGGGGCACATCTGA
- a CDS encoding glycine zipper family protein codes for MQRLLAPLIIIGATAALTGCVVVPTGPSLMALPGTGKSFDQFRQDDFNCRQYASGQNAGVDATAAANNSAIGSAVLGTALGAAAGAAIGGGSGAAIGAGAGLLAGGAVGAGNAQTSAYLTQSRYDQAYIQCMYAAGHRVPVRGDMVSSQPVQRYAPPPPPPPGWRPPPGSY; via the coding sequence ATGCAACGCCTTCTGGCCCCGCTCATCATCATCGGCGCGACCGCCGCGCTCACGGGTTGCGTGGTGGTGCCCACGGGCCCGAGTCTCATGGCGCTGCCCGGCACCGGCAAATCGTTCGACCAGTTCCGTCAGGACGATTTCAACTGCCGTCAATACGCGTCGGGACAAAACGCCGGCGTCGACGCCACCGCCGCGGCCAACAACAGCGCCATTGGCAGCGCCGTGCTCGGTACCGCGCTCGGCGCTGCCGCCGGTGCGGCGATCGGCGGCGGGTCGGGCGCGGCAATCGGCGCCGGGGCGGGGCTGCTCGCAGGAGGCGCAGTGGGTGCAGGCAACGCCCAGACATCTGCATACCTGACGCAAAGCCGTTATGATCAGGCCTACATTCAGTGCATGTATGCCGCCGGTCATCGCGTTCCCGTGCGTGGCGATATGGTTTCGTCGCAGCCGGTGCAGCGCTATGCACCGCCGCCGCCTCCGCCCCCGGGCTGGAGGCCGCCGCCCGGCAGCTACTGA
- a CDS encoding DUF2076 domain-containing protein has translation MNQQEWQTLQSFLTQLTQAQAGVKDEQAEALIADAVRRQPDAAYLLVQRALLLDQALVSARAQIATLQAQLQATQGGARDGREGFLGGGNTWGNAGNAGSTAGASTGVGCGPGGAGNAGAAVAQASYPTPTPTPAPAPAQPPAPPTAPAQRSGWLGDGARSTLGSIATTAAGVAGGAFLFQGIESLFHRNGGGGFFGQPAMGGIGGVGGIGGMSGLGSGMMPSETIINNTIYEDGNRREDGNGNGNHQLDASDSDISNIDDGPMDTDASDFSNDDSNYL, from the coding sequence ATGAACCAGCAGGAATGGCAGACACTTCAGAGCTTTCTGACGCAACTCACGCAAGCGCAGGCAGGCGTCAAGGACGAACAGGCCGAAGCATTGATCGCCGACGCGGTTCGTCGCCAGCCGGACGCCGCGTATCTGCTCGTGCAGCGCGCGTTGCTGCTCGATCAGGCGCTGGTGTCGGCGCGTGCGCAGATCGCGACGCTGCAAGCACAGTTGCAGGCGACTCAGGGTGGCGCTCGCGACGGCCGCGAAGGATTTCTCGGCGGCGGCAATACGTGGGGGAATGCAGGTAACGCAGGCAGCACAGCCGGCGCGAGCACTGGCGTGGGGTGTGGGCCCGGCGGTGCTGGCAATGCAGGCGCTGCGGTTGCCCAGGCGTCTTACCCGACGCCAACGCCAACGCCAGCGCCTGCGCCGGCACAGCCGCCCGCACCGCCCACGGCCCCCGCGCAACGCTCAGGATGGCTTGGCGACGGTGCGCGCAGCACACTCGGCAGCATCGCCACGACGGCGGCGGGCGTGGCCGGTGGCGCGTTCCTGTTCCAGGGCATCGAGAGCCTGTTTCACCGCAACGGCGGGGGCGGCTTCTTCGGTCAGCCAGCGATGGGCGGAATCGGTGGCGTCGGTGGCATCGGTGGAATGAGTGGCCTGGGCAGCGGCATGATGCCGTCCGAGACCATCATCAACAACACGATCTACGAAGACGGGAATCGCCGGGAGGATGGCAATGGCAACGGAAACCATCAGCTCGATGCATCGGACTCGGACATATCGAATATCGACGATGGTCCGATGGACACTGACGCCAGCGACTTCAGCAACGACGATTCGAACTATCTGTAA